TTTAGATATGCAAAAGCAAGAGATCAGAGAAGCCGTTGAATTACCTTTGGTGCAAGCGGATTTGTACCAACAAATTGGTATTGATCCACCTAGAGGTGTTCTATTATATGGTCCTCCAGGTACTGGTAAGACCATGTTGGTGAAAGCTGTCGCTAATGCTACTGAGGCATCGTTTATTAGAGTAAATGGTTCAGAGTTTGTGCATAAATACTTAGGTGAAGGTCCAAGAATGGTGAGAGATGTCTTCCGCTTGGCCAGGGAAAATGCACCATCCATTATTTTCATCGATGAAGTTGACTCCATAGCAACAAAACGTTTTGACGCTCAGACAGGGTCTGACCGTGAAGTTCAACGTATTTTGATTGAATTGTTGACACAGATGGATGGTTTCGACCAATCTACAAACGTGAAAGTTATAATGGCAACTAATCGTGCTGATACTCTAGATCCTGCCTTGTTGAGACCAGGTAGATTGGACAGAAAAATCGAATTCCCATCCTTACGTGACAGACGTGAACGTCGTTTAATCTTTGGTACTATTGCCGCGAAAATGTCCTTGGCCCCAGAGGCTGATTTGGACTCCCTAATTATTAGAAATGATCCATTGTCTGGTGCATTAATTGCAGCAATCATGCAAGAAGCTGGTTTAAGGGCGGTTAGAAAAAATAGATACGTTATCTTACAGAGtgatttggaagaagctTATGCATCTCAAGTCAAGTCTGGTAGCGACGTCGACAAATTTGACTTCTATAAATAATCTTAGTCTAATAATTATACCAATATACTTACTGAACCTAAGACCTCGGCTATTAATAATTCTGTCAAAtcattaatatatatagtttgGTGCACTTTCTATG
The Kluyveromyces marxianus DMKU3-1042 DNA, complete genome, chromosome 1 DNA segment above includes these coding regions:
- the RPT3 gene encoding proteasome regulatory particle base subunit RPT3, encoding MEELGILTPQSAGTDDSNVKNNVFTYGSLLSQLNKDSFSVANDSSDVYLKLKKLEKEYELLKLQEEYIKDEQRHLKRELLRAQEEVKRIQSVPLVIGQFLEPIDQNTGIVSSTTGMSYVVRILSTLDRELLKPSTSVALHRHSNALVDILPPDSDSSISIMGSNEKPDVTYADVGGLDMQKQEIREAVELPLVQADLYQQIGIDPPRGVLLYGPPGTGKTMLVKAVANATEASFIRVNGSEFVHKYLGEGPRMVRDVFRLARENAPSIIFIDEVDSIATKRFDAQTGSDREVQRILIELLTQMDGFDQSTNVKVIMATNRADTLDPALLRPGRLDRKIEFPSLRDRRERRLIFGTIAAKMSLAPEADLDSLIIRNDPLSGALIAAIMQEAGLRAVRKNRYVILQSDLEEAYASQVKSGSDVDKFDFYK